One segment of Candidatus Nitrospira nitrosa DNA contains the following:
- a CDS encoding OmpA family protein, giving the protein MRHRTLPIAQDPSVSPSAVSSGVTDLMTSLAVIFILLFAAYVNRVHESPESHAQDPPSPREEGQQLNRSLLKHEDGKPEVLAVNIPDVALTFDFGESRLLPPAEAYLSETMPHYAAMVCGQGGKEVEAFVIEGYTDDLGDDIRNLRLSQERSFAVLAKSVEVVRERLPWAYECFLQKATANGRGRQNLLRDAVGDPDRERSRRVMFKIHLRPQ; this is encoded by the coding sequence ATGAGACATCGCACATTGCCAATTGCACAGGACCCTTCCGTTTCACCTTCTGCTGTATCCAGTGGGGTGACCGATCTCATGACCTCGCTCGCCGTGATCTTCATCCTTCTGTTTGCCGCGTATGTAAACCGGGTTCACGAAAGCCCCGAAAGTCATGCGCAGGATCCTCCATCTCCAAGGGAAGAAGGACAACAACTCAATCGCTCGCTACTCAAGCATGAAGACGGTAAGCCAGAGGTTTTAGCGGTTAATATACCGGATGTTGCGCTCACCTTTGACTTTGGGGAAAGCAGATTACTTCCTCCTGCGGAGGCCTATTTGTCGGAGACGATGCCACACTATGCAGCCATGGTGTGTGGGCAAGGGGGCAAAGAGGTGGAAGCCTTTGTCATAGAGGGATACACCGATGATCTTGGAGACGACATTCGCAATTTGCGATTGAGCCAGGAGCGTTCGTTCGCCGTATTGGCCAAGAGCGTGGAGGTGGTCCGTGAGAGGCTTCCCTGGGCCTATGAATGCTTTCTGCAAAAGGCGACGGCGAATGGTCGTGGGAGACAGAATCTTCTACGGGACGCTGTAGGAGATCCGGATCGTGAGCGGAGCCGTCGGGTGATGTTTAAAATACATCTGCGCCCTCAGTAG
- a CDS encoding DUF2726 domain-containing protein, with amino-acid sequence MKLLLLVTIVTLIIFSIWWYRRRSRRSKKHVSRRVMPSGVTLSPTPLLAEDEVALYNLLRMVVQERYLVFAKVPLGSFLTVDAGGKERVQVLRHLALKRVDFALVHPGSRQVEQVVQIEPQSPELHQEESQQIIESLLDTAGIKLRKLQAKRTYPLAHLATRLEITADQ; translated from the coding sequence ATGAAGCTTCTACTGCTTGTAACGATCGTCACTCTGATCATCTTCAGCATCTGGTGGTATCGACGGCGATCGCGCCGAAGCAAGAAACACGTATCGCGCAGGGTCATGCCTTCTGGCGTCACGCTCAGCCCCACACCGCTCTTGGCTGAAGACGAAGTGGCGCTCTATAACCTCCTGCGAATGGTGGTCCAAGAGCGCTATCTTGTCTTTGCAAAGGTGCCGCTCGGCTCATTTCTCACGGTTGATGCGGGGGGGAAGGAACGGGTCCAAGTTCTCCGTCATCTTGCCCTTAAGCGGGTCGACTTTGCGTTGGTGCACCCAGGGTCACGCCAGGTTGAGCAGGTGGTGCAAATTGAGCCTCAATCTCCGGAACTCCATCAGGAGGAGTCACAACAAATCATCGAGTCCTTGCTTGATACGGCAGGGATCAAACTGAGAAAGCTTCAGGCCAAGAGGACTTACCCTCTCGCGCATCTTGCCACTCGACTAGAAATTACCGCAGACCAGTAA
- a CDS encoding GGDEF domain-containing response regulator produces the protein MIKILLVEDNAVDARLTQDILAEWQLEEFDITHVTRLSEAFRYLARARFDAVLLDLSLPDGYGLSTVRQIHAANPTIAIIVLSGLSDQALALQAVQNGAQDYLVKGEGPSELLARSIHYGIERKRAEERLTYLAQYDQLTGLVNRSLFRDRLVQAMARSKRLQQPLGLMLLDLDRFKPVNDTLGHRVGDQLLKVVAERLYECVREVDTVARMGGDEFTIILEGLMCEEDISSVAQRITTSLSEPFILGEHHAVISVSIGITIYPTDDHDIDELLTHADAAMYRAKQQGGNSFQFHIPNDSPSPARQN, from the coding sequence ATGATCAAGATTCTCTTAGTTGAAGACAATGCTGTCGATGCTCGTCTGACGCAGGATATCCTTGCAGAGTGGCAGCTGGAAGAATTCGATATCACTCATGTGACGCGTCTGAGTGAGGCCTTCCGCTATCTCGCTCGCGCTCGATTTGATGCGGTACTCTTGGACCTTTCGCTCCCGGACGGGTATGGGCTCTCAACGGTACGTCAGATTCACGCAGCCAATCCGACCATCGCGATCATTGTACTGAGCGGACTCAGTGATCAGGCGCTGGCTTTGCAAGCCGTCCAAAATGGAGCTCAGGATTATCTCGTGAAGGGAGAAGGTCCGTCGGAATTATTGGCCCGTTCAATCCATTATGGAATTGAGCGGAAACGTGCGGAGGAACGACTCACCTACCTCGCCCAGTACGATCAGCTCACCGGACTCGTAAACCGCAGCCTGTTCCGCGATCGGCTCGTACAAGCCATGGCACGAAGTAAGCGTCTCCAGCAGCCGCTTGGGTTGATGTTGCTTGACCTCGATCGATTCAAACCGGTGAACGATACACTCGGCCACCGTGTCGGTGATCAGCTGTTGAAAGTAGTGGCCGAGCGGCTCTACGAATGTGTGCGCGAGGTGGACACCGTTGCGCGCATGGGAGGAGATGAGTTTACTATCATTCTCGAAGGGTTGATGTGTGAGGAGGATATCTCATCGGTAGCCCAACGAATCACCACCTCTCTCTCGGAACCGTTCATACTTGGAGAACACCATGCCGTGATCAGTGTCAGTATCGGAATCACCATCTATCCGACCGACGACCATGACATCGATGAATTATTAACACATGCGGATGCCGCGATGTACCGCGCCAAACAGCAAGGCGGTAACTCGTTTCAGTTTCACATCCCAAATGATTCACCATCCCCAGCCCGTCAGAATTGA
- the larC gene encoding nickel pincer cofactor biosynthesis protein LarC has product MGRHLHFDCFSGVSGDMVLGALVSAGLPWTDLVNGLNRLKLSGYTLRKRAVHRGALHAVKVDVLIQQGFQRPLTLSRIRSIIIRSTLPEPVKARSLSVFDLLADAEGLAHQVPTKDVHFHEVGVIDSFIDVVGGILGCYLLNVTRATSSPINVGAGSIQTSHGRLPVPGPAVTALAKGIPVYSEGPRHELATPTGVALVRTLASGFGPLPVMRSLAVGYGAGDRDPEDWPNVLRVFLQDDSTPETYHTERIMQIETNLDDLNPQIYEHIMDRLFDLGALDVALGPVVMKKSRPGVLLTCLTPKEQTNAVLEILFQETPTLGVRLQEITRQILPRRIVPVSIQGGTVRMKVADLGAGWDKAAPEYIDCQSIAKRSGRPLKTVMEEALHAYRQATQKKLRGRA; this is encoded by the coding sequence GTGGGCCGACATCTGCATTTCGATTGTTTTTCTGGCGTGAGCGGGGACATGGTCTTGGGCGCATTGGTCAGTGCCGGTCTGCCATGGACAGACCTCGTCAATGGCCTTAATCGGCTGAAACTATCCGGCTACACATTACGCAAGCGAGCGGTGCATCGTGGCGCACTCCATGCCGTGAAAGTAGACGTTCTGATCCAACAGGGATTTCAGCGACCTCTCACGCTCTCCCGGATTCGAAGCATTATTATCCGCAGCACGCTCCCAGAGCCGGTCAAAGCACGCAGTCTGTCAGTCTTCGACCTATTAGCCGACGCGGAAGGACTCGCCCATCAGGTGCCGACGAAAGACGTGCACTTCCATGAAGTCGGCGTCATCGATTCATTCATCGACGTGGTGGGAGGAATCCTGGGCTGCTATCTCCTGAATGTGACTCGTGCGACTTCCTCCCCGATCAATGTGGGAGCTGGTTCGATTCAAACCTCCCATGGTCGTTTACCTGTGCCGGGGCCGGCTGTGACGGCACTGGCCAAAGGTATTCCGGTCTATTCCGAGGGCCCACGGCATGAACTCGCCACACCGACCGGCGTGGCACTCGTGCGGACCCTGGCATCGGGATTCGGCCCCTTGCCGGTCATGCGTAGTCTCGCGGTCGGCTATGGAGCCGGAGACCGCGATCCAGAAGACTGGCCAAATGTGCTGCGCGTCTTTCTTCAGGACGACTCGACACCGGAGACCTATCACACCGAACGCATCATGCAAATTGAGACGAATCTCGACGACCTCAATCCACAAATCTATGAGCACATCATGGATCGACTCTTCGATCTCGGCGCCCTCGATGTTGCCCTGGGTCCTGTTGTCATGAAAAAAAGTCGCCCAGGTGTGTTACTGACCTGTCTCACTCCAAAGGAACAGACCAACGCGGTTCTTGAGATCCTCTTCCAGGAAACGCCCACGCTCGGCGTGCGACTGCAAGAAATCACTCGCCAGATCCTCCCGCGCCGTATCGTCCCGGTCTCAATACAGGGAGGAACCGTTCGCATGAAGGTGGCTGATCTGGGTGCGGGCTGGGACAAGGCAGCACCAGAATATATCGACTGTCAATCTATCGCCAAACGATCCGGTCGTCCGCTGAAGACCGTCATGGAGGAAGCCTTGCACGCCTATCGACAAGCGACCCAGAAGAAACTGCGGGGTCGCGCATGA
- the rsmA gene encoding 16S rRNA (adenine(1518)-N(6)/adenine(1519)-N(6))-dimethyltransferase RsmA, translating into MDSSPPPAAIKRLGQNFLIDPNIVRKIVALAELSPADTVLEIGPGRGILTEALCRAVGHVTAIEIDPRLYTFLSERAERLPNVTLVLGDALTCPIEYLPIGTIVVANLPYYISTPLLFRLLAQGNRFARMVLMLQNEVADRLIAKPGTSDYGVLSVMAQYSAHISKAFKVSPQCFRPRPEVDSSVVLLRACEPRARRLEEEQRFTALVRAAFAHRRKTLVNSLKNEGYDSRPVETALTRLHLSPSLRAETLTLEQFLELDHLMQELT; encoded by the coding sequence GTGGACTCATCACCTCCCCCTGCGGCAATCAAACGGCTGGGCCAAAATTTTCTGATCGATCCGAACATCGTTCGCAAGATCGTCGCACTCGCGGAACTTTCACCCGCTGATACGGTTTTGGAGATCGGCCCAGGCCGAGGCATCCTGACGGAGGCCCTGTGCCGAGCTGTCGGTCACGTGACGGCAATTGAAATTGACCCTCGCCTTTACACGTTCCTCTCCGAACGAGCCGAACGCCTTCCTAATGTCACTCTCGTGCTCGGCGATGCCCTGACTTGTCCCATCGAATATTTACCGATCGGAACCATCGTTGTTGCCAATCTCCCCTATTACATTTCTACTCCGCTCCTCTTTCGGCTCCTTGCTCAGGGCAATCGTTTTGCCCGAATGGTTTTGATGCTGCAAAACGAAGTTGCGGATCGTCTTATCGCAAAGCCTGGGACGTCCGATTACGGTGTCCTGTCTGTCATGGCTCAATACTCCGCGCATATTTCAAAAGCTTTCAAAGTCTCACCACAATGTTTCCGCCCTCGACCAGAGGTTGACTCTTCTGTGGTTCTGCTGCGGGCCTGCGAGCCGAGAGCACGACGGCTTGAAGAAGAACAACGATTCACTGCGCTTGTGCGAGCTGCCTTCGCCCACCGACGCAAGACACTCGTTAACTCGCTCAAGAACGAAGGCTATGATTCGAGACCTGTTGAAACTGCCTTGACGAGACTCCATCTCTCACCCTCGCTTCGTGCTGAAACTCTGACGCTTGAGCAGTTTCTTGAATTGGACCACCTCATGCAAGAACTGACATAA
- the ybgF gene encoding tol-pal system protein YbgF produces MVGRQGIGILLLLFILLSAGQPFAAPAQRQDTTRHLYDRIMEEFKHRDYEAAMAGFRLFIEIHGQSALAANAQYWIGECQFRTRRYQDALQSFYDVVSNYPLSPKLAASTLKLGQTYIKLKDQDKARLMFDRVIDQYPDSPEAEAAHKAIETMSPSEEPSTTTP; encoded by the coding sequence ATGGTTGGAAGACAGGGTATTGGAATCCTTCTGCTGCTTTTTATTCTTCTCTCTGCGGGTCAGCCATTTGCCGCCCCTGCGCAGCGTCAGGATACAACCCGTCATCTCTATGACCGTATCATGGAGGAGTTTAAACACCGCGACTACGAAGCGGCGATGGCCGGCTTTCGCCTTTTCATTGAGATTCACGGTCAATCGGCACTGGCGGCCAACGCACAATACTGGATTGGAGAATGCCAGTTTCGTACGCGACGGTATCAAGACGCCTTACAGTCGTTCTATGACGTCGTGTCCAATTATCCGCTCAGCCCAAAGTTGGCCGCCTCAACCCTAAAACTCGGTCAGACCTACATTAAACTGAAAGATCAGGATAAGGCCAGGCTGATGTTTGATCGCGTGATCGATCAATATCCAGACAGTCCCGAAGCAGAGGCGGCGCACAAAGCGATCGAGACGATGTCCCCCAGCGAAGAGCCCTCCACTACGACCCCTTAG
- a CDS encoding outer membrane protein, translating to MKPRVVKGNGSGIGMRALWLTAVLMSLSVSSAYSEMYIGGQVGTTFFGDNNKLTRVDLTDLGGPPGSLLTPRGSISGRDLASSPVWGGKIGYYFPSMSWFGVELEAYYTTPHIEQGPTRVTILPGTVVVGGSVASGSVTNVFPGDYFRVITIAPLNLMFRYNKARFQPYVGVGPGIFLSRINTTEVTFAGTQSSTKVGLNVKLGAEYFFTEHITGYGEVRYNYTRFSFDATESGSFGFDATYNPIIFSFGVGYHF from the coding sequence ATGAAACCAAGGGTTGTGAAAGGAAATGGATCAGGAATCGGGATGCGAGCCCTGTGGCTTACGGCTGTTCTGATGTCTCTGAGCGTCTCCAGCGCCTATTCAGAAATGTACATTGGCGGACAAGTTGGAACGACATTCTTCGGCGATAATAACAAGCTCACGAGAGTCGATCTGACCGATCTCGGGGGCCCTCCCGGATCTCTACTCACTCCTCGAGGATCAATATCAGGTCGCGATCTGGCCAGCTCTCCTGTCTGGGGCGGGAAGATCGGCTACTACTTCCCAAGTATGAGCTGGTTCGGTGTAGAACTGGAGGCCTACTACACCACCCCGCACATCGAACAAGGACCGACAAGGGTTACCATTCTTCCGGGAACCGTCGTCGTTGGAGGTTCAGTCGCGAGTGGGAGTGTGACGAACGTATTTCCAGGTGACTATTTTCGAGTCATCACTATTGCGCCGCTCAACCTCATGTTTCGCTACAACAAGGCACGCTTTCAACCCTATGTCGGGGTCGGGCCGGGGATATTTCTGTCTCGAATCAACACGACCGAGGTGACGTTTGCAGGAACTCAGAGTTCAACGAAGGTGGGTCTGAATGTAAAGCTTGGTGCCGAATACTTCTTTACGGAACATATCACGGGATATGGAGAAGTGCGGTACAACTACACGAGGTTCAGTTTTGACGCGACCGAATCCGGATCGTTCGGCTTTGATGCAACCTATAATCCGATCATTTTTTCCTTTGGCGTCGGGTACCATTTCTAG
- a CDS encoding NAD(P)H-dependent glycerol-3-phosphate dehydrogenase — MPGAISKMCVIGAGAWGTALAKHLAEKGLEVRLWAYERDVVHAINTSQENPIFLKGVALPRALIATSSLEEASSSCDGLVFAVPSHATRLVLQKLRPFLSDPIPLICATKGIEEETAKLMTQVMEDELLPSMHDALMVLSGPSFAAELSAGQPTAVCLAGRNAPLVQRFQNALMTPVLRVYADSDLLGVQLGGALKNVMALAAGVIDGLELGLNARAALITRGLAEIIRLGVAMGADPRTFYGLSGVGDLVLTCTGTLSRNHSVGVRLGKGERLETIVTGMQAVAEGVRTARAALTLALRHQVEMPIIQEINAVLHENKSCRQAVSDLMERDAKLEKG; from the coding sequence ATGCCTGGTGCTATCAGCAAGATGTGTGTGATCGGTGCCGGGGCTTGGGGTACGGCTCTGGCCAAACACCTGGCCGAGAAGGGGCTGGAGGTACGTCTCTGGGCCTATGAACGGGATGTCGTTCACGCCATCAACACCTCTCAGGAAAACCCGATTTTTCTCAAAGGCGTTGCTCTCCCGCGTGCATTGATTGCCACTTCATCTTTGGAAGAGGCGTCGAGTTCGTGTGATGGGCTGGTGTTTGCCGTGCCCTCCCATGCCACGCGGCTAGTGCTTCAGAAGCTGAGGCCCTTCTTATCCGACCCCATCCCATTGATCTGCGCGACCAAGGGTATTGAAGAAGAGACGGCCAAATTGATGACCCAAGTGATGGAGGATGAATTACTCCCCTCCATGCACGACGCCCTGATGGTGCTCTCCGGACCCAGCTTCGCCGCTGAGCTTAGCGCGGGTCAGCCCACAGCCGTTTGCCTCGCAGGCAGAAACGCACCGCTGGTCCAGCGCTTTCAGAACGCCTTGATGACGCCGGTGTTGCGCGTCTATGCCGACAGCGACCTACTGGGTGTCCAGCTGGGAGGGGCGTTGAAGAATGTAATGGCGTTGGCTGCGGGCGTTATCGATGGGCTCGAACTCGGGCTGAATGCTCGCGCTGCCCTCATCACCCGTGGGTTGGCAGAAATCATCCGGCTTGGTGTCGCGATGGGAGCGGATCCTCGCACATTTTATGGACTCTCCGGCGTTGGTGATTTGGTCTTGACCTGTACCGGAACACTCAGCCGAAATCATTCTGTGGGTGTACGACTCGGTAAAGGTGAGCGGCTCGAGACAATTGTAACCGGAATGCAGGCCGTCGCCGAAGGTGTCAGAACAGCTCGCGCCGCGCTCACATTGGCCTTGCGTCACCAGGTTGAGATGCCCATCATTCAGGAGATCAACGCCGTCCTCCATGAGAACAAGTCCTGTCGCCAGGCGGTCAGTGATCTCATGGAGCGGGATGCCAAACTGGAAAAGGGTTGA
- the pdxA gene encoding 4-hydroxythreonine-4-phosphate dehydrogenase PdxA has translation MPARTRPIRKASASPLLPLLGITMGDPAGIGPEVIAKALSGGRLHKICRPLVIGALPIMARTIKALRLKLTVLPVDGHDAAVPRPGTVAVLDPLSTPLGRFAPGLAAAETGAASVTFIEKAVELAQLGCLDGIVTAPINKEAINMAGCRYPGHTELLADLTQAKESGMMIVGGPLRIMFVTTHVAIKDLPMLLTQAKIEKAIRLAHMALTTLFGIKRPKIGVAALNPHAGEHGLFGNEEARVILPAARTAQARGILASDPLPADTLFGKAAKGHYDGIVALYHDQGLIPLKLVAFGTCVNLTVGLPIIRTSVDHGTAFDIVGKGIADPGSLIEAVTLAARIAQRGIKKGRPSHAD, from the coding sequence ATGCCAGCTAGAACCCGCCCAATCCGAAAAGCCTCCGCATCGCCATTGCTTCCGTTGCTCGGGATCACGATGGGAGACCCGGCGGGGATCGGCCCGGAAGTGATCGCCAAAGCTCTGTCCGGAGGACGGCTGCACAAGATTTGCCGACCGCTGGTGATTGGAGCGCTTCCCATCATGGCTCGTACCATCAAGGCTCTGCGACTCAAGCTGACGGTGCTCCCCGTGGATGGCCATGACGCAGCAGTACCACGCCCGGGGACTGTGGCCGTACTGGATCCGCTGAGTACCCCATTGGGCCGATTTGCACCAGGCCTCGCAGCAGCAGAAACAGGCGCGGCATCGGTCACCTTCATTGAGAAAGCCGTTGAACTCGCCCAATTGGGTTGTCTCGATGGGATCGTGACGGCTCCGATTAATAAAGAAGCCATCAACATGGCCGGCTGTCGATACCCTGGACACACAGAATTGTTGGCTGACCTGACCCAGGCGAAAGAATCCGGCATGATGATTGTGGGCGGCCCATTACGGATCATGTTTGTCACGACACATGTCGCCATCAAAGACCTTCCAATGCTGCTCACCCAAGCAAAGATTGAAAAAGCGATCCGGTTGGCCCACATGGCACTCACCACTTTATTTGGAATCAAACGACCGAAGATCGGAGTGGCCGCACTCAATCCGCACGCAGGCGAACATGGCCTGTTCGGAAATGAGGAGGCTCGCGTCATTCTTCCGGCAGCTCGGACCGCCCAGGCACGGGGCATTCTTGCCAGTGATCCATTGCCCGCCGACACACTGTTTGGGAAGGCGGCTAAGGGACACTATGACGGAATTGTGGCCTTGTACCATGACCAAGGCTTGATTCCACTGAAGCTGGTGGCGTTCGGCACATGCGTGAATCTTACCGTTGGCTTGCCCATCATTCGCACCTCCGTCGATCATGGAACGGCCTTTGACATTGTGGGTAAAGGGATTGCCGACCCAGGAAGTCTCATCGAAGCAGTCACCTTGGCCGCACGGATCGCTCAGCGAGGTATCAAGAAGGGACGTCCCAGCCATGCCGATTGA
- a CDS encoding zinc ribbon domain-containing protein, protein MQACPFCDRSQPEINRFCTQCGRRLDGTAVRTSGAESRVTPPDQLNLSILYGMVVVLILALLFPPWETPPSQTPEFLGMHFILSPPAPDAVMSRMLLTIELVTVAIAGMYGAFLFRKKS, encoded by the coding sequence ATGCAAGCCTGCCCTTTTTGTGACCGGTCACAACCAGAGATCAATCGGTTCTGTACTCAGTGCGGTCGGCGGCTTGATGGGACCGCAGTGCGTACATCGGGCGCTGAATCTCGCGTGACCCCTCCCGATCAGCTCAACCTTTCCATTCTCTATGGCATGGTCGTGGTTTTGATACTGGCGCTGCTGTTTCCACCGTGGGAAACGCCGCCAAGTCAGACTCCTGAATTTCTCGGGATGCATTTCATTCTCTCTCCCCCAGCTCCCGATGCCGTGATGAGTCGCATGCTCCTGACGATTGAATTGGTGACAGTTGCGATTGCCGGGATGTACGGGGCGTTTCTGTTCCGGAAAAAGTCATGA
- a CDS encoding dimethylarginine dimethylaminohydrolase family protein yields MSRLLVCPPDFFGIEYEINPWMRLSNRVDHERAVSQWHTLMEILEQELGVMLERMPPIPGLPDLVFTANAGLVVGRTAVVSHFRHPERQREEAHVERWFRRQGYDVMTVQTGLHFEGAGDLLGLSDTWFGGYRQRSDIGVYPILSEHFHREIIPLELVDNRFYHLDTCFCPLSGGELLYFPAAFDLEGQEVLATRVPTEQRLVVPEHEALRFACNAVCVGKHVVLPAGCPTTEGLLRERRYDTHAVQLDEFMKSGGSAKCLTLALD; encoded by the coding sequence ATGAGTCGCCTCCTGGTCTGCCCACCTGATTTTTTCGGTATCGAGTATGAGATCAATCCCTGGATGCGCCTCAGCAACCGAGTCGACCACGAGCGAGCCGTCTCACAGTGGCATACCTTGATGGAGATTCTTGAACAGGAATTGGGTGTGATGCTCGAACGAATGCCCCCCATTCCAGGACTACCGGATCTTGTGTTTACGGCGAATGCCGGACTGGTTGTCGGACGCACGGCCGTCGTGAGTCACTTCCGACATCCTGAGCGCCAGCGAGAGGAGGCGCATGTCGAGCGTTGGTTTCGCCGGCAGGGGTATGACGTCATGACGGTGCAGACCGGCCTTCACTTTGAGGGCGCGGGCGATCTCCTGGGATTGTCCGATACCTGGTTCGGTGGGTATCGGCAGCGATCGGATATCGGTGTCTACCCGATCCTCAGCGAGCACTTCCATCGAGAAATCATTCCGCTCGAACTCGTCGACAATCGCTTCTACCATCTCGATACCTGTTTCTGCCCATTAAGCGGCGGCGAGCTGCTGTATTTCCCCGCCGCATTCGATCTGGAAGGTCAAGAAGTACTGGCTACCCGAGTCCCCACCGAGCAGCGTCTGGTGGTCCCTGAACACGAAGCGCTGAGGTTCGCCTGCAACGCCGTCTGTGTGGGGAAGCATGTGGTTCTTCCCGCCGGATGTCCCACGACAGAAGGGTTGCTACGGGAACGGCGATATGACACCCATGCAGTTCAGCTCGATGAGTTCATGAAATCTGGTGGGTCAGCTAAATGCCTGACTTTGGCGTTGGATTGA
- a CDS encoding sodium:calcium antiporter, which produces MSTLYYILLFLVSVVVTLGGCALFTNAIEWLGKRLGISEGAVGSIFAAIGTTLPETSIPIIAIFFGESDEEIDVGLGAILGAPFMLSTLVLPLLALLVVLYARAGKRTAQFHLNYRDVLTDLTFFMIGYLVALGCAFERSRLIHLIAAGGLICLYIYYMKLKFAPTAGEGEGGELDPLIFDKTATTPSHPMIAFQALLGLGGLIMGAHLFVLAAESMAGLFSMSPLILTLLIAPLATELPEMSNSFLWLYRKKDKLAVANVTGAMVFQGTLPVSLGLIGTEWVIAPTALTTMVLAVQAVGLCLLQILIGGRWRPWLLAAGALFYIGYTVYLYAS; this is translated from the coding sequence ATGAGCACCCTGTACTATATTCTCCTGTTCCTCGTTTCTGTTGTCGTCACACTGGGTGGATGTGCGCTGTTCACTAATGCGATCGAATGGCTGGGCAAACGGCTCGGGATTTCTGAAGGCGCGGTCGGGAGTATCTTCGCGGCCATCGGCACAACGCTCCCTGAAACCTCGATTCCGATCATTGCCATTTTCTTCGGCGAAAGCGACGAAGAGATCGACGTCGGATTAGGCGCCATCCTCGGTGCGCCGTTTATGCTCAGCACGCTCGTACTGCCGCTCTTGGCTCTGTTGGTGGTGCTGTACGCACGAGCGGGCAAGCGCACCGCGCAATTTCATCTCAATTACCGCGATGTCCTCACGGACCTGACGTTTTTCATGATTGGTTACCTCGTGGCACTGGGGTGCGCCTTTGAACGATCGAGACTGATCCATCTGATTGCCGCCGGAGGGTTGATCTGCTTGTACATTTACTACATGAAACTGAAGTTTGCACCGACTGCTGGAGAGGGCGAAGGCGGTGAGCTGGACCCCCTCATCTTCGACAAAACCGCGACGACGCCCTCGCATCCGATGATTGCATTTCAAGCCCTGTTAGGGCTTGGTGGCTTGATCATGGGTGCTCATTTGTTCGTGTTGGCGGCAGAATCGATGGCGGGATTGTTCTCAATGTCGCCTTTGATCTTGACCCTCCTCATCGCACCATTGGCCACGGAATTACCGGAGATGTCCAACAGCTTTCTATGGTTGTATCGGAAAAAGGACAAGCTCGCCGTGGCCAATGTGACGGGTGCCATGGTGTTTCAAGGCACGCTCCCCGTCTCACTCGGATTGATCGGAACGGAGTGGGTCATCGCCCCCACTGCCTTGACCACCATGGTCTTGGCTGTACAGGCGGTAGGACTCTGCCTCCTCCAGATCCTGATTGGAGGGCGCTGGCGACCGTGGTTACTGGCGGCTGGTGCGCTCTTCTATATCGGCTATACTGTGTACCTCTATGCCAGCTAG
- the larB gene encoding nickel pincer cofactor biosynthesis protein LarB, giving the protein MITEGLERLLQQVHMGQLTVEQGLQRLRSLPYEDLGFASLDHHRSLRQGFPEVVLCEGKTTEQVVAIARALIKKGGPFLATRAEPTVARAIRRLDRRARYYSDARLVAIHPARQKAQGQILVVTAGTADVPVAEEARITAEVMGSRVERLYDVGVAGIHRLLGKKDRLFDAQVIIVVAGMDGVLPSVVGGLVHCPVIAVPTSRGYGASFGGVAALLTMLNSCAAGVGVMNIDNGFGAACLAHRINMLGVKGER; this is encoded by the coding sequence ATGATTACCGAAGGGCTTGAACGATTACTTCAACAGGTTCATATGGGACAACTGACCGTAGAACAAGGGCTCCAGCGCCTGCGATCTCTCCCGTATGAAGATCTCGGCTTTGCCTCGCTCGACCACCATCGGTCGCTGCGGCAAGGATTTCCCGAAGTCGTCCTCTGCGAGGGGAAAACTACGGAACAGGTCGTCGCGATCGCTCGAGCCTTGATTAAAAAAGGAGGCCCATTCCTCGCCACCCGTGCGGAACCGACGGTCGCCCGAGCAATTCGCCGTCTTGATCGTCGCGCGCGGTACTATTCTGACGCACGCCTTGTCGCGATCCATCCGGCACGGCAGAAGGCGCAAGGCCAGATTCTGGTGGTGACTGCCGGTACAGCTGATGTCCCGGTAGCGGAAGAGGCTCGCATCACGGCTGAAGTGATGGGAAGTCGTGTCGAGCGACTGTACGACGTTGGAGTCGCGGGGATCCATCGCCTGCTTGGAAAGAAAGATCGCTTGTTTGATGCACAAGTTATTATCGTGGTGGCTGGAATGGACGGGGTCTTGCCAAGCGTCGTAGGGGGACTCGTTCACTGTCCGGTCATCGCGGTCCCAACGAGCCGAGGGTATGGAGCCAGTTTCGGAGGAGTAGCGGCGTTATTGACGATGCTCAATTCCTGTGCAGCTGGTGTGGGCGTCATGAATATTGATAACGGCTTCGGCGCCGCCTGTCTCGCACATCGGATCAACATGTTAGGTGTGAAAGGTGAGAGGTAA